Proteins from one Terriglobus tenax genomic window:
- a CDS encoding SDR family NAD(P)-dependent oxidoreductase has translation MSQDQQGKIAIVTGGSRGIGRSTVESLARRGVNVIFTYHSHREDADAVVAAARTFGVQASALPLDTGKVGGFEAFAQSVRDVLADRGSERFDYLVNNAGNNHRNMPLESVTEEEMDSIYNVHFKGVLFLTQKLLPIMKDGGRIVNVSTTRTRLSSRGGAAYASMKGAIDVLSRHMATELGPRRITVNVVAPGAVATDFSGGIVRDNPEVNKLVANHTALGRVAGPDDIGPAIAALLSDDNGWVNGQRIEVNGGVMM, from the coding sequence ATGTCACAGGATCAACAGGGAAAGATTGCTATCGTTACTGGAGGAAGCCGAGGCATCGGTCGCAGCACGGTGGAAAGTCTCGCACGTCGCGGAGTGAACGTGATCTTTACGTATCACAGTCATCGCGAGGACGCGGATGCGGTCGTCGCTGCAGCGAGGACCTTTGGCGTCCAGGCTTCTGCTCTGCCTCTCGACACAGGGAAAGTCGGCGGGTTCGAGGCCTTCGCTCAAAGCGTGCGCGACGTGCTCGCTGATCGAGGGTCGGAGCGCTTCGACTACCTGGTCAACAACGCGGGCAACAATCATCGCAACATGCCCTTGGAGAGTGTCACTGAAGAAGAGATGGATAGCATTTACAACGTCCATTTCAAAGGCGTCTTGTTTCTGACACAAAAGCTGCTGCCGATCATGAAAGATGGTGGCCGCATCGTGAATGTTTCAACCACCCGCACGCGCCTTTCGAGTCGTGGAGGAGCAGCTTATGCCTCCATGAAGGGAGCCATAGACGTCCTTTCGCGACACATGGCGACGGAGCTCGGCCCGCGCCGCATCACGGTCAATGTCGTCGCACCCGGTGCAGTTGCAACGGACTTTAGCGGCGGCATCGTGCGCGACAATCCCGAGGTAAACAAGCTAGTCGCCAATCATACGGCTCTAGGTCGTGTGGCTGGCCCGGACGACATTGGACCAGCAATCGCTGCGTTACTGTCTGACGATAACGGCTGGGTCAATGGGCAGCGCATAGAGGTGAACGGCGGCGTGATGATGTAG
- a CDS encoding glycoside hydrolase family 32 protein, whose translation MTRSLSGNLVRSVLVIALAFFARNGRTQTSGYDQPYRPQVHFSPSEHWTNDPNGLVFFRGEYHLFFQYNPFGDEWGHMSWGHAISKDMLHWKELPVAIPEKDGVMIFTGSIVIDLHNTSGLCAPKSECMVAIYTGSGDTPQGPRQTQNIAYSHDNGRTWIAYDRNPVLDLHLADFRDPSVFWDDKQQQWVMAVSLPKEHIVRFYSSPNLKEWTQLSDFGPAGDVAGDWECPDLLHVPDSNGKDGGVWALKVGLNPGAPQGGSGEQYFLGSFDGKRFAQSNEPGSHGWTNYGKDDYCAISFNHLPKNQNPVLLGWMSNWQYAAKLPTSPWRGQMSLPRRLSLVRDETGLALKQEPIVTALRSTSIPISAAFGSNKEIDNIHKQITPYELELEFGVNSGSVSGLRIYSDDQHWTEVGFDTQHAEFYVDRSNSGLAVMADFPTRTTAPLVAGRPYDLRLIVDRSSVEAYAQNGTIAMTNLIYPPSQTNKIKFFQSDGKSVMVKGRLWKLHSIWNR comes from the coding sequence ATGACGCGATCCCTTTCCGGAAATCTCGTACGATCTGTCCTCGTGATCGCACTCGCCTTCTTTGCACGGAATGGTAGGACGCAAACATCAGGATACGACCAGCCCTATCGACCGCAGGTCCACTTTTCGCCCAGCGAACACTGGACGAACGATCCCAATGGCCTTGTGTTCTTTCGTGGCGAGTATCACCTCTTCTTTCAGTACAACCCATTCGGCGATGAGTGGGGACATATGAGTTGGGGACACGCGATCAGCAAGGACATGCTGCACTGGAAGGAACTTCCCGTAGCCATTCCGGAGAAGGATGGCGTGATGATATTCACCGGCAGCATCGTGATAGACCTGCACAATACAAGCGGTCTATGCGCTCCCAAGAGCGAATGTATGGTCGCCATCTACACAGGTTCCGGCGACACACCTCAGGGTCCGCGCCAGACACAGAATATCGCCTACAGTCACGACAATGGCCGTACCTGGATCGCCTATGACCGGAATCCAGTGCTTGACCTGCACCTGGCTGACTTTCGCGACCCGAGTGTTTTCTGGGATGACAAGCAACAACAATGGGTCATGGCTGTATCCCTACCGAAGGAACACATCGTCCGTTTTTATTCCTCACCAAACTTGAAGGAATGGACGCAACTCAGTGACTTCGGACCGGCGGGAGACGTTGCTGGCGATTGGGAATGTCCTGATCTTCTTCACGTTCCCGACAGCAATGGAAAAGATGGCGGCGTCTGGGCGCTTAAAGTAGGGCTCAATCCAGGCGCTCCTCAAGGTGGTTCGGGAGAACAATATTTCCTCGGCAGCTTTGATGGCAAACGCTTTGCTCAATCGAACGAGCCCGGTTCCCACGGGTGGACGAACTACGGGAAGGACGATTACTGCGCTATCAGCTTCAACCATCTTCCCAAGAATCAGAATCCAGTACTGCTTGGCTGGATGAGTAACTGGCAGTATGCGGCGAAATTGCCAACTTCTCCGTGGCGTGGTCAGATGAGCCTGCCACGACGGCTTTCGCTCGTGCGGGATGAGACAGGACTGGCGCTCAAGCAGGAGCCTATCGTTACTGCTCTCCGTTCGACCAGCATCCCTATTTCTGCAGCATTCGGCTCGAACAAGGAAATCGATAATATCCATAAGCAGATAACGCCGTATGAACTGGAACTGGAGTTTGGAGTGAATTCAGGCTCGGTCTCTGGGCTTCGGATTTATTCTGACGACCAACATTGGACTGAGGTAGGCTTTGATACCCAGCATGCGGAATTTTACGTTGATCGCTCGAACTCAGGCCTAGCGGTCATGGCCGATTTCCCAACTAGAACCACAGCCCCGCTTGTCGCAGGTCGGCCTTATGATCTAAGGCTGATAGTGGATCGCTCTTCCGTAGAGGCTTATGCACAAAACGGAACGATTGCTATGACCAATCTCATCTATCCTCCGTCTCAAACTAACAAAATTAAATTCTTTCAAAGCGACGGTAAGTCTGTGATGGTGAAGGGCAGGCTCTGGAAACTTCACTCAATTTGGAACAGATAG
- a CDS encoding PfkB family carbohydrate kinase yields MRILSIGEILWDVFPDRELLGGAPLNFSANAARLGNWVALISAVGDDDRGRRAREGAGTLGVDTRFLQTVTGQPTGVARVTTSPEGEPRFEIPRPAAFDAFNLSSEALLSLKTLEPDWLYFGTLFQTDAQVEQMTRSLVESLHGTRCFYDLNLRPGSWNLPLVERLCRLASIVKLNESEAQTLATLTGVDPNSFSLENFCADWASRYKIESICVTLGAAGCLVYENETALTVPGFPTSVEDTVGAGDAFAAAFLHGYHAKWPLLRTARFANALGSIVASRPGATPKWSIDECLQLASISPETASVANGKIEGAHV; encoded by the coding sequence ATGCGGATACTCAGTATCGGCGAGATATTGTGGGATGTTTTCCCGGACAGGGAGCTTCTTGGAGGCGCTCCTCTGAATTTTTCAGCGAATGCTGCCCGGCTGGGGAACTGGGTCGCATTGATCAGTGCTGTTGGTGACGACGATCGGGGCCGACGCGCCAGGGAAGGCGCCGGGACCCTCGGCGTGGATACAAGATTTCTTCAAACGGTTACTGGCCAGCCGACTGGCGTGGCGCGAGTGACAACGAGCCCGGAAGGAGAACCCCGATTTGAGATTCCAAGGCCCGCCGCGTTCGACGCCTTCAATCTGTCATCAGAAGCACTTTTGTCTCTGAAGACCCTTGAACCCGACTGGTTATATTTCGGAACGTTGTTTCAGACAGATGCCCAAGTGGAACAGATGACACGCAGCCTCGTGGAATCCTTGCATGGCACACGTTGTTTTTACGATCTGAATCTTCGACCCGGAAGTTGGAACCTGCCCTTGGTGGAACGGCTTTGCCGATTGGCTTCGATCGTGAAGCTCAATGAATCTGAGGCGCAGACACTCGCGACGCTTACCGGGGTGGATCCAAATTCGTTTTCATTGGAGAACTTCTGCGCCGACTGGGCTTCTCGCTACAAAATCGAAAGCATTTGCGTCACGCTTGGAGCGGCAGGTTGTCTTGTGTATGAAAACGAAACCGCACTAACCGTTCCGGGGTTTCCTACTTCAGTCGAAGACACGGTGGGCGCAGGGGATGCATTTGCCGCCGCCTTCCTTCATGGCTATCACGCAAAATGGCCACTTTTGCGTACAGCACGATTTGCCAACGCACTGGGGTCGATCGTCGCCAGCCGACCCGGTGCCACGCCGAAATGGTCAATAGACGAATGCCTCCAACTCGCATCGATCTCACCCGAAACAGCCAGCGTGGCGAACGGCAAAATTGAAGGAGCTCATGTATGA
- a CDS encoding GntR family transcriptional regulator — MTERMSDIKTEKAETPKRSKYLSIVESLRRDIASGRYRPGARLPSEAELVRRFSVSRMTVVKAIQQLQQDGLLVRRAGSGTYAAGQAATEGLSFGLLIPDLGQTEIFEPICRGMMRSPSVKGHSLAWGHALSTAHKEEEAEHLCRSFIEQGVAGIFFAPVEFTSREDVNSRILRALDKAHIPVILLDRDVVPYPERSSYDLVGLDNRRAGYIVTDHLIRQGATRIAFFAREHSAETVDSRIAGYREALHTHDLSPAPDLLLRGEAGDKTFVEMALRKSKADAVMCANDHTAANLMQTILSLGLRIPEDIRIAGVDDVKYASLLPIPLTTFHQPCADIGAAGMSAMLERISNPHLPPRSIRLNGHLVVRRSCGRKENP; from the coding sequence ATGACCGAGCGGATGAGTGATATCAAGACTGAAAAAGCCGAAACCCCAAAACGATCCAAGTACCTTTCGATCGTGGAGAGCCTGAGAAGAGATATCGCATCGGGTCGATACCGTCCCGGAGCCCGGCTGCCGAGCGAGGCGGAATTAGTCCGCAGGTTCAGTGTGAGCCGAATGACAGTCGTCAAGGCCATCCAACAGCTCCAGCAGGATGGCCTTCTTGTCCGTCGAGCCGGGTCGGGGACCTATGCTGCCGGTCAAGCCGCGACTGAAGGATTGTCCTTCGGGTTGCTTATTCCTGATCTCGGCCAGACAGAGATTTTCGAGCCGATCTGCCGTGGAATGATGCGATCACCCTCGGTGAAGGGCCATTCGCTCGCGTGGGGGCATGCTTTGTCTACGGCCCACAAGGAAGAAGAAGCAGAACATCTTTGCCGGAGCTTCATCGAACAGGGAGTCGCCGGTATTTTTTTTGCTCCAGTCGAATTCACCAGCCGTGAAGATGTGAATAGCCGGATCCTACGAGCGTTGGATAAGGCCCACATCCCGGTGATTTTGCTTGATCGGGATGTGGTCCCGTATCCGGAGCGCAGCAGCTACGATCTTGTGGGGCTGGATAATCGCCGCGCCGGATATATCGTGACCGACCACCTGATTCGGCAGGGAGCCACACGTATAGCGTTTTTCGCCAGGGAGCACTCTGCAGAGACTGTGGACTCCCGCATTGCAGGATATCGCGAAGCTCTGCACACTCATGACCTATCGCCTGCCCCGGACCTCCTGCTAAGGGGAGAAGCGGGGGATAAGACATTCGTGGAGATGGCACTTCGCAAAAGCAAGGCAGACGCGGTCATGTGTGCCAACGATCACACTGCGGCCAATCTCATGCAAACCATCCTTTCGCTTGGCCTCAGAATCCCGGAGGACATACGAATTGCAGGAGTTGATGATGTGAAGTACGCCAGTTTGCTGCCCATTCCACTAACTACGTTCCACCAGCCCTGTGCGGACATAGGAGCAGCAGGTATGTCGGCGATGCTGGAACGCATCAGCAACCCTCATTTGCCTCCCCGATCGATACGGCTGAATGGGCACCTCGTTGTCCGACGCTCATGCGGCAGGAAAGAAAATCCATGA
- a CDS encoding TonB-dependent receptor yields MAVMYQGKRSSLRFLSWIVFTIVLGMGVRSAHAQFNSSIDGSVKDSTGAVVPGADVALKDTRTGVEQHFRTNDQGYYNFASLAPSTYVVTITKEGFKITSSAPFVLEPMRVQTVPITMEIGGSTETITVEGAAPLVQLADPTISNTIDQRSVQELPLQGRNVLQAAAMTPGVQGQGLTGTNADIFNIDTFVGMTANGAPNSGNVYFIDGTSNLDNVSGGGARLVPNPDSVGEMSVSVNNYSAQYGRGNGVVTEINTRSGENKFHGSLFEYHSDNAMTARTHFQNTPDPTGRLLPVFRRNEFGGSIGGPIWKNHTFFFFTIDKLLSTNANANLVNVETPAFLQYMKQNRPNSLATQILTAYPSTVGPVIAGTQQPVSNFVPGCAGTTTSGLPCNLQIVGEAINSYTLAHNGQQLSIRIDQDFAKDRFYGSFYRSPYTQGENNTRSAFGRVIPEAIDYGNFNYTHTFSPSMLNEFAVGGTRSYFKVPCPQCQVPIIGVTSLAGFGAGFAPVVGVGNDFVVRDSVIMNRGTHNIRAGIEFYRDQDNSTLTDIGIRPSINFLNPVRFADSSPHDEGYTVNPQTGGIGNNNRYYRSATFGVYAQDQWKIRPNFSLSYGLRWDFNTNPTEAHNQLAVLRFNSGSNLQQQITSGYVTPSSRVYSDNRIAYFAPRLAFAWDLFGDGKTSVRGGFGIFFNRSGNFIWSDVNRSNPPLLANINANVDNSSGPQPVFALCASATYPYNCSTPSVTPGLNPRGGPANALAGIGGTDQSLKQAYSENWFLGIQRSIAGGIVLEVDYSGANGRHLYSIFDRNRFAGDKQLHGGTLTRLNPYFASINYADNSNVSSFNGLAVAVKKNFSHGLNLSASYDFSKTIDLMSAAPGANKGAENAAVFDAWNLAAQRGRSSQDLPQKFAFNTVWEIPVTGSSHLMRSVLGGWQISGLGILQSGLPSTIYSSAQDYNGDGYFYDSPNASGKVKTGLSRSDYLNGSAFSGITFSAPTAGTNGNAGRNTARGPGFAQVDGSLAKSFSTPFLFGESGRWQIRGDFFNLFNRVNLSNFDTNIDSGTFGRATGAFQARTIQVAAKLNF; encoded by the coding sequence ATGGCTGTCATGTATCAAGGGAAAAGAAGTTCCCTCCGTTTTCTCTCCTGGATCGTATTCACAATCGTGCTCGGGATGGGAGTTCGCTCAGCTCACGCTCAGTTCAACAGTTCAATCGATGGGTCAGTAAAAGACTCTACGGGGGCGGTCGTTCCCGGTGCAGATGTGGCGTTGAAGGACACCCGGACCGGGGTAGAGCAACACTTCAGAACGAATGATCAGGGATATTACAACTTCGCGTCGTTAGCACCGAGCACCTACGTCGTAACAATTACGAAGGAAGGATTCAAGATCACCAGCTCGGCGCCGTTCGTTCTGGAGCCGATGCGAGTCCAAACCGTTCCCATCACGATGGAAATTGGGGGATCAACCGAAACGATCACTGTCGAAGGCGCGGCGCCTTTGGTTCAACTCGCTGATCCAACGATATCGAACACTATTGACCAGCGGAGTGTTCAGGAACTTCCGTTACAAGGACGAAACGTACTGCAAGCTGCTGCCATGACGCCGGGGGTGCAGGGGCAGGGGCTTACTGGTACCAATGCTGACATCTTCAATATCGACACCTTCGTCGGCATGACGGCCAATGGCGCGCCGAACTCCGGAAATGTCTACTTCATTGACGGGACCTCAAATCTCGATAACGTTTCTGGCGGCGGTGCACGCCTGGTTCCTAACCCGGATTCGGTCGGCGAGATGAGCGTCTCAGTGAACAATTACTCCGCGCAGTATGGCCGCGGCAATGGTGTTGTGACGGAGATCAACACTCGTTCCGGTGAGAATAAGTTTCATGGATCGCTATTCGAGTACCACTCAGATAACGCGATGACCGCCAGGACACATTTTCAAAATACTCCGGATCCCACGGGAAGGTTGTTGCCGGTATTCCGTCGCAATGAATTTGGCGGTTCGATCGGTGGTCCGATCTGGAAGAACCATACCTTCTTCTTTTTCACCATCGACAAGCTTCTCTCAACCAATGCCAACGCAAACCTTGTCAACGTCGAGACTCCGGCTTTCCTGCAGTACATGAAGCAGAATCGGCCGAACAGCCTTGCGACCCAAATTCTGACAGCCTACCCGAGCACTGTAGGACCCGTCATCGCAGGAACACAGCAGCCTGTGAGCAATTTCGTTCCGGGTTGTGCGGGAACAACGACTTCGGGCTTGCCCTGCAATCTTCAAATCGTCGGAGAGGCGATCAACTCGTATACCCTCGCTCACAATGGTCAGCAGTTGAGCATCCGCATCGATCAGGATTTCGCTAAGGATCGTTTTTATGGCAGCTTCTATCGAAGCCCCTATACCCAGGGAGAGAACAACACGCGCTCGGCTTTCGGTAGAGTGATTCCTGAAGCGATCGACTACGGAAACTTTAACTACACCCATACTTTCTCGCCTAGTATGCTGAACGAGTTCGCCGTCGGTGGTACGAGGTCTTACTTCAAGGTGCCGTGCCCTCAATGCCAGGTTCCCATCATTGGCGTCACGAGCCTGGCAGGATTCGGAGCCGGATTTGCGCCGGTCGTGGGCGTGGGCAACGATTTTGTCGTTCGGGATTCCGTTATCATGAACCGCGGAACCCACAATATCCGCGCAGGGATAGAGTTCTATCGAGATCAAGACAATAGTACCCTGACAGACATCGGGATTAGACCCTCGATTAACTTCCTGAACCCTGTCCGTTTCGCCGACAGCAGCCCACACGATGAGGGCTACACCGTTAATCCTCAGACCGGCGGGATTGGCAACAACAACCGCTACTACCGTTCGGCGACGTTCGGCGTTTACGCTCAGGATCAGTGGAAGATCAGACCGAATTTTTCCTTGAGCTACGGACTGCGCTGGGATTTCAACACGAACCCAACAGAAGCGCATAATCAGCTTGCAGTGCTTCGCTTCAATAGTGGAAGTAATCTTCAGCAGCAAATAACCAGCGGATACGTTACTCCCTCGTCGCGTGTTTATTCAGACAATCGGATCGCGTACTTCGCTCCTCGTCTTGCCTTTGCATGGGATCTGTTCGGCGATGGGAAGACTTCCGTTCGAGGTGGCTTCGGTATCTTCTTCAACCGCAGCGGCAACTTCATCTGGAGTGATGTAAATCGCAGCAATCCACCGTTGCTTGCCAACATCAACGCAAATGTAGATAACTCTAGCGGCCCGCAGCCCGTCTTCGCTCTTTGTGCGAGCGCGACCTATCCGTACAACTGTTCAACACCATCGGTCACGCCAGGGCTCAATCCTCGTGGCGGTCCCGCAAATGCCCTGGCTGGGATTGGCGGTACGGATCAAAGCCTGAAACAGGCATATTCAGAGAACTGGTTCCTCGGAATACAACGTAGCATCGCAGGTGGAATCGTGCTTGAGGTGGACTACTCGGGTGCGAATGGGCGCCATTTGTATTCGATTTTTGACCGGAATCGTTTTGCCGGCGACAAGCAGTTGCACGGGGGCACCCTGACCCGGTTGAATCCATACTTCGCATCAATCAACTACGCGGATAACAGCAACGTCTCCTCCTTCAATGGGTTGGCCGTTGCTGTAAAGAAGAACTTCAGTCATGGGTTGAATCTCTCTGCGTCTTACGACTTCAGCAAGACGATCGACTTGATGAGTGCGGCGCCCGGCGCGAACAAGGGGGCAGAGAATGCCGCTGTCTTTGACGCATGGAACCTTGCTGCTCAACGTGGCCGTTCTTCACAAGATCTTCCGCAAAAATTTGCGTTCAACACCGTTTGGGAGATTCCAGTGACGGGCAGTTCGCATCTTATGCGCAGTGTTCTAGGCGGATGGCAGATCTCCGGCCTAGGTATCCTTCAGTCCGGGCTGCCATCGACGATCTACTCCAGCGCCCAGGACTACAACGGCGATGGCTACTTCTATGACAGTCCCAATGCTTCTGGCAAAGTCAAGACGGGGTTGAGTCGTAGTGACTATCTGAATGGCTCTGCCTTTTCAGGTATTACGTTCTCGGCACCCACGGCAGGAACGAACGGGAATGCTGGACGAAATACGGCCAGAGGCCCCGGCTTCGCCCAAGTAGATGGAAGCCTCGCCAAATCCTTCTCCACGCCGTTCCTATTCGGTGAAAGCGGGCGCTGGCAGATTCGAGGCGACTTCTTCAATCTGTTCAACCGCGTCAATCTGAGTAACTTCGACACCAATATAGATAGTGGGACCTTCGGCAGAGCAACTGGAGCTTTCCAAGCTCGTACCATCCAGGTCGCAGCGAAGCTCAATTTCTGA